A single window of Malus sylvestris chromosome 5, drMalSylv7.2, whole genome shotgun sequence DNA harbors:
- the LOC126623317 gene encoding dimethylnonatriene synthase-like, producing MDDFISPFHKIINTILALLLVLCCALRIIAAYTKQNKKKNIINNTKTETRSLTKVPQPPGAWPFIGHLHLLHGKDPVALILGAMADKFGPIYSLKLGPRQVMVVLSAWEQVKERFTKNDIAFSTRPSTAAGKHLGYNNAIFALAPYGPYWRDIRKLATQEYLSAQKVEMHSHVRAEEVDSFIKKLFDVVGSSGLTTSPPTSPTVVVHLSELVEHLTFNISVRLIAGKRFSDSEYNEKGSEAWRFEKAMQEAMHLLGNFVWSDAMPYFEWLDSLFGPVSFMKRTFKELDSVLSSWVDEHRSQQGDKIGNKINSSRVESDLIDAMISNFGEEAVISGHSCDNVIKATSLILIIGGTQSTSVALTWALSLLLNNPSALKSAQQELDINVGSDRWVQESDLPNLKYLQAIVKETLRLYPSVPITVHEGTEDSHLSGYHVPKGTRIVVNLWKLHRDPSMWANPCEFQPERFMTDHADVDYFKGFEYIPFSSGRRSCPGATLGLHVVQLLLARLLQGFDMSRVGDEPVDMRERVGLALTKADPLKAFLAPRLPLHLYL from the exons ATGGATGATTTCATTTCTCCATTCCACAAAATTATTAACACCATATTAGCTTTGCTTCTGGTTCTCTGTTGTGCATTGAGAATAATCGCAGCATACACTAAgcaaaacaagaagaagaatatcatcAACAACACAAAGACAGAGACCAGATCGTTGACCAAAGTCCCTCAACCTCCAGGAGCATGGCCTTTCATAGGTCACCTTCATCTCCTACATGGCAAAGATCCAGTTGCCCTAATTCTTGGCGCCATGGCCGATAAATTCGGTCCGATCTACTCACTTAAGCTTGGTCCGCGCCAAGTAATGGTGGTGCTTAGCGCTTGGGAACAAGTAAAAGAACGCTTCACAAAAAACGATATTGCTTTCTCCACACGACCGAGTACAGCAGCCGGCAAACACTTGGGTTACAACAACGCTATTTTTGCCCTAGCCCCCTACGGACCCTACTGGCGCGACATCCGGAAGTTGGCTACTCAGGAGTATCTCTCagcccaaaaagttgaaatGCATAGTCACGTGCGAGCCGAAGAAGTCGActcattcataaaaaaattgttCGATGTGGTAGGGTCGTCAGGGCTCACCACATCGCCCCCCACTTCACCTACTGTAGTGGTGCATTTGAGCGAGTTAGTAGAGCACTTGACGTTTAACATTAGCGTGAGGCTGATTGCCGGGAAGAGATTTTCAGATAGCGAATACAACGAGAAAGGCAGTGAGGCTTGGCGTTTCGAAAAGGCTATGCAGGAGGCTATGCATCTCCTTGGCAATTTTGTTTGGTCGGATGCTATGCCATATTTTGAATGGCTGGACAGCTTGTTTGGGCCTGTGAGTTTCATGAAACGCACATTTAAGGAGCTTGACTCTGTGCTTAGCAGCTGGGTTGATGAACATCGTTCTCAGCAAGGAGACAAGATCGGTAATAAAATCAATAGCAGCAGGGTCGAAAGTGACTTGATAGATGCGATGATATCCAACTTTGGAGAGGAGGCTGTCATTTCTGGGCATAGCTGTGATAATGTTATCAAAGCAACATCACTT ATTCTCATCATAGGTGGCACACAAAGCACTTCTGTTGCACTAACATGGGCACTTTCCTTACTCCTCAACAACCCAAGTGCCCTAAAATCTGCCCAACAAGAATTGGACATCAACGTAGGAAGTGACAGATGGGTTCAAGAATCCGACCTTCCGAACCTCAAATACCTCCAAGCCATTGTCAAAGAAACCCTACGCTTGTACCCGTCTGTCCCAATCACCGTCCACGAGGGCACGGAGGATTCTCATCTCTCTGGCTATCATGTCCCCAAAGGCACCCGTATAGTGGTCAACTTATGGAAATTGCACCGGGACCCAAGCATGTGGGCCAACCCTTGTGAGTTTCAACCTGAGAGGTTCATGACCGACCATGCTGACGTGGACTATTTCAAGGGTTTTGAGTACATTCCGTTTAGCTCGGGCAGAAGGTCTTGCCCTGGTGCGACACTAGGGTTGCATGTGGTTCAGTTGCTTCTGGCTCGTTTGCTTCAGGGGTTTGATATGAGTAGAGTCGGTGATGAGCCGGTGGATATGCGTGAAAGGGTGGGTCTTGCCCTAACAAAAGCAGATCCACTTAAGGCCTTTCTTGCTCCACGCCTTCCTCTTCACCTGTATCTGTGA